The Bradyrhizobium sp. CCBAU 53351 genome segment TCGGGCGCCGACTTAGCCGATCCGTCTCGACTATCTCCCGTGAGCTACGACGCAATGCCGCGACGAGCAGCGGCGGCCTGGAGTATCGTGCGTCGACAGCCCAATGGCACGCCGAGCGATCGGCCCGTCGACCCAAACCGAGCAAGCTTGCGCTCAACACAACCTTGCGCACTTATGGGGAGCAGCGCTGGCTGGCGTCGTCACGACCCTGAGTGGCGCTGCCGTTCCTGGTCCCGCCGTTCCGTGGAAGGGCCGCCCGCCCGCGCAAGGATCGGCGATGGGCCAGGGCTTGGAGCCCAGAGCAGATTGCCCGACGCTTGCCGATCGACTTCCCGGACGACAAGACGATGCGCATCAGCCACGAAGCCATCTATCAAGCCCTCTTCGTTCAGGGGCGGGGAGCGCTACGCCGCGAACTGTCGGCCTGCTTGCGAACGGGGCGCGTGTTGCGGGTACCCAGGGCGCGCGTACGCAGGCGAGACAGGAGCTCTGTCTCGCCGGAGATCATGATCAGTCAACGCCCCGCCGAAGCGGCCGATCGCGCGGTGCCGGGTCACTGGGAGGGAGACCTCATCCTTGGTCTTGGCAGCTCGGCGATCGGCACGCTGGTTGAGCGTACGACGCGCTTCACGATGTTGCTGCATCTTCCCCGGCTTGCGGGGCATGGCGAAGCTCCGCGCATGAAGAATGGGCCTACTCTCGCAGGGCACGGAGCTGAAGCGGTGCGCGACGCGATTACGCGCACCATCATCAGCTTGCCCGAAGAGCTGCGTCGTTCGCTGACCTGGGATCAGGGAGCTGAAATGGCTCAGCACGATCGTCTTAAGATCGACGCGGGTGTCCAAATCTACTTCTGCGATCCGCACAGCCCATGGCAGCGTGGCACCAACGAGAACACAAATGGGCTGCTGCGTCAGTACTTCCCGAAAGGCACCGACCTTATCGTCCACGGCGCCGACGAGATCGCCGCTGTGGCCGCGGCCCTCAATGCTCGACCGAGAAAAACCCTGGGTTGGAAAACGCCGGCAGAGGCCCTTGACGAGTTGCTATCGTGAGTGAACACAATTGGTATTGCGACGACCGCTTGAATCCGCCTTGGCTGCCCCGGTCGGAGTGATGCAACAGCGCATCCGGCTTGCCGCGTCGCCAGACGACCATCAACAATGCGTCCGTCACGAGCTGTGCGGTCATGGCGGCACTCATCGACCAGCCCACCACGCGGCGCGAGAACAGGTCGATCACCGCTGCGACATAGAGCCAGCCTTCGGCCGTCCAGAGATAGATGAAGTCGGCGATCCATTTCTGGTTGGGACGCTCGGCGGCGAACTGCCGGTCAAGGAGGTTCGCCGGTACGGTCTCGAGCTGTCGATCGCCGCTGTCCTTCGGCAAGCGCCGACGTCGCGGCCGCGCCCGCAAGCCTTGCAGCCGCATCAGCCGCTCAATCCGGTGCAGGCCACAATCCGCCCCTTCGGCGAGCAGGTCGCGCCACACTCGGCGTGCGCCATAGGTGCGGTCGCTGGCGGCGAAGCTGGCCTTGACCTTGCCGCCGAGCTCCTCGTCGCTGCGGGATCTGGCGCTGGGCGAACGATTCAGCCAAGCATGGAAGCCCGACCGCGACACCCCCAGCGCATCGCATAGCCATGCCACCGGCCAGATCGTCCGGTGCTTCGCAACGAAGGGGAACTTCATGTCGCTTCCTTCGCGAAGTAGGCTGCGGCCTTCCTAAGAAACAGCCGGATTGGCGTCGCCCGGGATGGCCTGCAACACGAAGCCTAGCGATTTCGCCCGGCGCTGTAGGTTGGCGAGGACGCGGCTACGATATTGCTGCTCATATTGGTCGGCGCCAGGATCCTTGTAGCTCATGCCGTGCCGGAGTGTGTTGTAGAATAAAACCGCAATCTTGCGAGCCGTCGCCGTCACCGCCTTCGATTTACCCGCACGTGCTGACAACCGGCGATAGAATGCTCCCAGCGCTGTCTCGCTCCGCCCCACGGTTGTGGCTGCCAAACGCAACAACGCAGCTGCGCGACTTGAAGATCTCCGTGTGCGCGAAGACAGCACCTTGCCGCCGGAGATCTTGTTGCCGGGTGCGAGGCAGAGCCAGGAAGTGAAGTGTTTGGCGCTCGGCCATGCCGTTAGATCGATACCGCACTCGCCAATGAGCTTCAATGCGAGCGACGGACCCAACCCGTGGATCTCAGTCAAATCGACGCCCCGCACTCTGTACAGTGCGGTCCTGACATCGAAGGTGGGGGTGTTGACCTGCTTGGTCTTTACGCGCGGCTTGGCTAGGTTTCCGACCGGTCTTGCTCCTTTGGTGTTCAATGCACTGATCAGGACTTCGAGCTTGCGATCACAGTCGAGCATCTTTGCCTGATAAACGTCGTAGAGCTCCAGTGATTGAGCTAACGCGAAAACATGTTCGTGGCGGTCATTGCCTACGAGCGCTGCGCGGATCGTCTCGATCGATGAGTGGCAGCGCACGTCCCGATAGGTTGCCGGGACGTCGGGATTGCGTTCGCCTGCAACAATGGCTCGGATAATCCGCATGCCGGTCGCGCCGGTGATATCCGACACAACATGATGGAGCTGCAGGTTCATCTCCATCAGAGCCTTTTGCATATGTTGGATATGGGCGGCAGCATATTCCACGAGCCGCTCGCGCTGGCGTAGATAGGCTCGCAACGTTGCGATCTCGGCATCGGTCGGAAGCTGCCCCGTAACAGGCCATAGGAGTGGAGCTGGCGTAACCAAGCGGCATCGCTGAGATCGGTTTTACGGCCAGGTACATTCTTGGCGTACCGCGCGTTGACCAGAATGACCTCAAACCCGCGCTGTTCTAGGATCTCGTAGACTGGGATCCAATAGACCCCAGTGGATTCCATCGCGACACTGGTCACGCCGCACATCTTGAACCAGTCCGCCAGTTCATGCAGGTCTTGCGTGAATGTGCCGAATGCACGCACTGGCTTGTCGGTGCAGGCCGGGTTTACCGCGGCCATGTGCATCTTTGATCCGATATCGATAGCGGCCGGGCTGAGGTTGACCAGCTTTAGGTCCGGGCCGCGGTCGGTTGTCCTGTTAGGCATCGCAACTCCTCCGTCCGATGATGGGCTGGAGGGTCAGGGCTATGCCAATTTGTCATCTTCCTAATCGGGATCGCCGTCGAAACGGCGTCACCACTCTCAAGTCCGCATGCGCCCATGGACCACGTTTTTTAACGGGGACAGTGCCTCCAATAAGCTGACGGCCGCTACCCTCCGAGCTAAAGGATAGCACAAGGCTGTTTCTATCCCGCGCAGGCGCGCCACGACGCTGGACAGTTATTTAGGATATCCCGCTCGGCCTTCAGCTTGGCGACCTCACGGCGCAGCCGCTCGATCTCCTGCTGCTCCGGCTTCATCTGCCCGTGACCGGGAAAGGCCTGCACCGGGTCGGAGCCGAACTTGCTGATTCCAATGATCTCGCCGGGGTGTACCGATTTGATCTCGCCCAGGATTGAACGAACCCGCTACGCGGCAGTAGGGGGCAAACCTGCTGAACTGAGGTGTCCTGTCTGAGAGGATGTTGGTCTTCGCACCACCCCTCTCAAGACAGGAGACCCAGATGGCTACGATGAGCCCTCTTCGGCAGCGCATGATCGAGGACATGACGGTCCGCAATCTGTCGCCGTCGACTCAACAATCCTATATCTATGCGATCGCAAAGTTTAGCCGCCATTTCGGCTATGCCCCGGACCGGTTGAGTTTCGAGCAGGTCCGCGCCTACCAACTACATCTCATCGGCCAAAAGCGCTCGTGGTCCCACATCAATCAGGTGGCCTGCGCGCTGCGGTTCTTCTACGGCGTCACACTCGGGCAGACGGAGGCATTCGAGCGGATCATTGGTGGCCAGAAGCCCGACAAGCTCCCGCTCGTGCTTAGTGCCGAAGAGATCGAGCGCTTCCTGGACGCGGTTACAGGGGTGCGCAATCGCGTCGTGCTGGCGACGGCTTATGCGGCTGGCTTACGGGTTAGTGAAGTCGTCCGCCTGAAGGTGAGCTCGATCGACAGCAAGCGAATGTTGATCCACATCGAGAACGGTAAGGGCGGCAGGGATCGTTACGCGATGCTTTCTCCGCGACTGCTGGAGATTCTGCGTACGTACTGGATGCGAGCCCGACCGGGGCTGTGGCTATTTCCAGGCCAAGACCCAAGTGAACATGTCAGCGTCCGCTGCGTCCAGGCGGCCTGCCGCGCCGCCCGCCGCCGCGCTCGGCTTGCCAAGCCGATTACTGTCCATACGCTCCGGCACTCGTTTGCGACCCATCTCCTGGAAAGCGGGATCGACATTCGCATCATTCAAGTTCTGCTCGGACATGCCGACCTGGGATCGACCGCGCGCTACGCTCAGGTTGCGACCAACCTGCTCGCCCGCACGACCAGCCCATTCGATGGACTCTCCGTCAGGGTGATCCCACCCGACTGAGCTGCGCATATGCGCCCCGTGCTCGAGGTGGCGGACATCCTCCGCCGCCACGGCGGCGCCTTCCGTGCCGCGCAGGGTCCTCGGCTGTCCTCCGATCAGCGCCGTGTGATGGCGGCCATCGAGGCGTGTCGCACAGCGACGCTCGGCGGCCACGTCGAGCGGTGCGACGACTGCGGCCTGGTCCGCGTCGCCTATAACAGCTGTCGCGATCGGCACTGTCCAAAGTGCCAAGCGCTCGCGCGCGCCCAATGGCTCGCCGAGCGCCAGGCCGACCTGCTGCCGGTCCCCTATTTCCATGTCGTCTTCACCGTGCCGGCGCCGGTGGCCGCCATCGCGCTGCAGAACAAGACGGCGGTCTACGACATCCTGCTCAAGGCAGCAGCCGAGACGATCCGTCTCATCAGCGCCGACCCGAAGCATCTCGGTGCCGAGACCGGGATGATCGCCATTCTCCATACCTGGGGCCAGACCCTGACGCATCATCCGCATGCCCATTGCCTCGTGCCAGGCGGCGGGATCGCCCCTGATGGAAGCTGGGTTCATTGTCGCCCCGGCTTCTTCCTTCCCGTTCGCGTCCTGTCACGATTGTATCGTCGGCTGTTCCTGGAGCGCCTGCAGGCGGCGTTCAATGGCACCAAGCTCCAGTTCTTCGGCCATCTCGCGCACCTCGTCGAGCCAGCGGCATTCGCCCGCCATCTAACCGCCCTCCGCAAGGTCGAGTGGGTCGTCTACGCCAAGCGTCCCTTCGGCGGACCAGAACAGGTTCTGGCCTATCTCGGGCGCTACACCCATCGCGTTGCAATCGCCAACGGCCGGCTCCTTACCTGTGACCAGGGCCACGTCCGCTTCCGGTGGAAGGATTATCGCGCTGGCAACAGATCCAAAGTGATGACGCTCGACACTGAGGAGTTCCTTCGTCGCTTTCTGCTCCACGTATTGCCGAAGGGGTTTCGCCGCATCCGTCATTTTGGCTTCCTGGCGAACGCCTGCCGCGTCGCCAAACTCGCGCGCATCCGAGCGGCGCTAAAGGCGCCAGAGCCGCCTCCGCCTGCCGAAGCTGTCGACTATCGTGAGCGCTGCGCCATCCTCATTGGTCACCGCCTCGACTTGTGCCCCATCTGCGGAGGCCGCATGGTCGAGATTGGGCCTGTGCCGCGTGCGCAAACGCCGCGACGCGCAGCACCTCGCTGCGATACATCATGACCGACTACCTCGACTTGTTCGCTCCCACTGCAGGCATCGCCATGCCGACGTTCTCCGTCGGAACGATCAAGCACGCTCACAACGCGCGGCGAACGGGCGATAGTCAGCCGCTTGGGCTTGACGCGCCGTTCGACGCTATCGACGCCGGCATCCTCTGCTGCCAATATCAACGGCAATCTGCGGCCACACTCGCTCGCGGGCCCGACATCGGGTCAATCGCGCCTACCGGCGCCTAGATCGAGCCCCCATAGGTCCTCGCTCACAAGACGCGGCTTCGTTCAATCCAGCTTCAAATAGGTCCCGCGCTGGACTTGCGGCGAGATCTGCGACGCGGGACCTATTTGAACCCTCCAGTATTCCGAGATGATCTCGCCCACCATTCCGATTTGATGTCGCCCGGGGCGCGAGGCGTTCTGGCTGTCTGGTTTCTGGCATCGGCGAAGCCGCGTGGTCAATCTTGAATCGCGGCTCGACGGGCGGGTTTTTCTGTTGTTCCTGCTGTGGGCATGTGGGCAACGCTCTTGCGTTGTCCAAGCGTAGCGGCATGTCCACAGCGCCACAGGCTCAGGCCTTTCGGTCAGGTTTGCGGGTTCGCCGCATGCTTTCGCCGTTCAGATCGATCCGGTGGGCGTTATGGACCAGGCGGTCGAGGACGGCGTCGGCGTAGGTGGGATCACCAAACACAACAGAGTGCCCCTATTTTGGAACGGGTCGTGTCTCACGTCACGATCACTGACCCGCATCATTTTCTTTTTGGGCACCGGCTTGAGGTGCTGAAGGAGCGGTCGGGGGCGGTCCCGCCTACGTCGTTGTCGCGCTGCCGGACGGCCGGCCGCGGGCAGTTCGGATCGCGTCGACGGATCTTGTCGAGACGCCGATCACGCCTCGCCCGAACGCCGCCGATCTGCCGCGCATCAGTGCCCGTACGCTGATCCCATTGATGCAACATTTGAGCGCGAGTCTGAGCCTTCTCGACGAGAAGGTGATTCGCGATGACCCACCGACCGCTTCCAGGTCGCGTTGCGTATCGACCCCTGCCGATATTGGCAAATCCACCCCGCCGTCCGACGGCCGACATTCCGCGCCTGTGGCCGAATCTGTCGACCGCGACGCAAACCCAGATCGCTCAAATCCTCGCCACGCTGCTGCGGCGAATGCAAGCGGTTCCCGGCACGGCCGGAAGGAGACTGGGTCGTGCTGATCAGCTCGACCGTCGCTGACGAGCGGCTCACGACCGCACACCGAGCCAAGTTGGCCTACGTCTACGTGCGGCAGTCATCCGTGAACCAGGTGCGCCAGCACCAGGAGAGCACCGAGCTGCAGTACCGCCTCGTCGATCGGGCCATCGGTCTGGGCTGGCCGCCGGAGCGCGTCCAGGTCATTGACGAGGATCTGGGCAAGTCCGGAGCTGGCGCTGTGGATCGTCATGGTTTCCAGAAGCTCATTGCCGAGATCGGCCTTGGCAACGCCGGCCTTGTGGTGAGCCTCGACGCTTCTCGCTTGGCCCGTCGTCTGGCAGACCGCCACAACCAGCGAGCATCACGTACAACGGCGCGTTCATACCTACCGCAACTACATTGACATTGATCGGTTGCGGCGACGGATCGTCGAGTTGAATGCTGAACATAAAATGGATGCCGAGATCGCGGCAATCCTCAATCAGGAAGGCTTTGTCGCGGCCCGAGGCTGCGCTTTCAAAGGCGAGAACGTCCGGCTGTTGCGCACCCGCTGGGGCATTCCCACGGTCAAAATCAACGGCGTAGACAAGAATCCGATGCGCTGGCCCGACGGCAGCTTCTCGATTCAGGGCGCAGCGGCTGAGCTTGGAGTAACCCCGCAGACGGTATTCGACTATCTCGCGCGCGGAATGCTGGCAGGTCGTCAGTTAACCAAAGGCCAGCCATGGCAGATCGAGCTCTCAGACGAACAAATCAGTCAGCTTCGCAATCGAGTACAACACACCAAGCGTTCGAAGGAGGAGGCATCATGAAGTCATCGGCTCGCCGATCAGCGCGTGCCATTGATCGATCGGGAGCTGGCTGGTGACGATGGTGGAGCCGCGGCCGTAGCGGTCCTCGAGGATCTCCAGGAGGTCGTGGCGGGCCGCGGCGTCAAGCGGCTCGAGGCCCCAGTCGTCGTATGTGGACGGCCTCTGATGGCAAGCACAATTTGGCACTTCGAACGACTTGGACGGCTGCGATCGTATGTCCGGCGTTTAGCGCGGATCATATCTCCGCTGGCCCTGATGAAGTCCGACAACCAAGGGGTCACATCAAGGATGCGAGCTTTGAGGCTCACACGACTGGTCGGGTTTTCCTGGTTTTCGGTGGCGACCGTTGTCTTTCATCATGCCTTTCTTGCACTTACCAAGCTTATAACTCTTCGATGCGGCTGTCCGACACTCAAAGTTTGGCGAACATCTCGGTGCGGAAGCATTCTCCGGTTTTCATCATTGCCCAGATGATCCGAGCAAGCTTGTTGGCGAGGGCGACGGTCACAAGCCGCGCCGGCTTTTTTAGCCAAAAGCCCGACAATCCAGTCGCGCAAGCCGCCGCGGCGTTTTTCCACAACGTTTAGAAGCGATGTTGCTCCGAGAACGAGTAACTTCCTTATATATCGATTACCCGCCTTGGTGATGGTTCCGAGAGTTGGTTTACCCCCGCTTGAAATTTGCCTGGGCGTCAGACCCAGCCAGGCAGCAAAATCCCGTCCCGAATTGAATACGCTTGGGTCTGGTACACTGGCTGTAATTACCGAGGCAACAAGCTTGCCAACGCCGGAAATTTCTCCGAGCGAACGGCTCGTCTCGCTGAGCGCGTGAGCCTTGGCGATCTCCCTCTCCAAATCATCGAGTGCGCCTCCGAGCGCATCAATTTGCTGACCGAGAACCCTCGCGGCCAGGACAGCGGCGTCGGGAAGAGTCGCATCGCCTTCTGCGAGGCCTAAAGGCTCGTCGACGCGGCCGGTGCCCTTGGCGACGACAAGACCGAATTCGGCCAAATGGCCGCGTAGAGCGTTCACGCTCATCGTTCGCTGTTTGACCAGCAGCTCGCGCGTCTTGTGCCACATCAGGGTCGCTTGCTGATCAGCGCTCTTGATCGGCACAAAACGCATGGCAGGGCGCGAGACCGCTTCACAGATGGCTTCCGCATCGACGGCATCGTTCTTACCTCGCTTGACATAGGGTTTTGTGTAGGCCGGCGGCATCAGAGACACATCGTGTCCCATGGCCTTCAGTTCGCGCGCCCTATAGTGGGCTGAGCCGCAAGCCTCCATGCCAACGCGGCACGGCTCGATCCTCGAGAAGAACTCGCGCATCGTCCGGCGCGTCAGCTTGCGCTTTACGGCTGGTGCATCCTCACTAGACAGCGCATTAATCTGAAAATAGTTCTTGGCGAGATCAACGCCTATTCTAATAAACTTCATCTCGGACGGTCCCCCTTCTTTGTGGCGCTCTGGCGACCACGCCTTGGCACTATGATGCCGTTGAGGTGAGGCCGTCCACACCATCAAAGATGAGGAGATCGACGCGGCCAAGCGCGCGCAGCAGGCGGGAGTGGCGGCCGTCGCCGCGCGCCAAAGCGAGATCGCTAAACAGCCGTGGGACGCGCTGATAAAGCACGGAGCGATTGTCGCGGCAGGCCTTGTTGCCGAGCGCTGAGGCGAGCCAGCTCTTACCGACGCCGGAGGGCCCGCAGATCAAAAGGTGGCGTGGTCGTCGATCCATTGCCCTTCGACCAGCATCGTCAGCAGGCTGCGGTCGAGGCCGCGCGGGGTGCGATAGTCGATGTCCTCGACGCAGGCCTCCTGGCGCAGCTTGGCGTATTGCAGCCGCTTCGACAGCCGCTTGTCGCGTCGCAGCGACGCTTCGCGTTCGAGCAGGAGCGCGAGCCATTCGGCGTGGCCGAGGCTTGCGGCCTCGCCGCCGGCTTCGATGTCGGCGAAGGCGCCTTCGCCATGCCATGCAGGCCGAGCGTGTAGAGTTGATCGAGGGGCGGATGCGTGAGCAAGGCGTGATCTCCTAGTTGTAGTAGCGCGGCCCGCGGTTGTTGGGATGGAGGATCGGCGCGTCGTCCGCGGGCCGCTTGGGTGAAGGCCGCCGATCGAGATTGTTGGCGAGGATCGATTTGACTGAGCCGTAGGTGCGCGCCGATGTGCGAAAGCCCTGCTCGGGGTGCGTGCGTTCATCGAGGATCAGGTCGCACAGCGCGGCGGTGGCCGGCCCGATCGCGGCGGCCTCCTTGCGGATGCGCTCGATGGTCCAGCCGGCGTAGCGCCGATGACTGGACGCCATGTGTTCCGGCACGGTGGTGTGCTTGTGGTTGCCGCTCATGCGCTGATGCGCGGCGATCCGCTCGCCCTTGTGGAATATCTCCACGGTGCGGGCGGTGAAGCGCACCTCGACCTCGGCGCGGACGAAGCGATGCGGGACGCTGTAGTAATGCGCCTCGACCTCGACGTGGTAGTCGATGCTGGCCCGGCAGATCCGCCACTCGGCGAACACGTAAGGGCTCTCCGGCAAGACCCTGAGTGCCGGCCGGTCGATCTCCTCCAGCAGCTTGCGGCGGGTCACGCCGAGCCGCCGGATCGGTCGCTCCTCGTTGAGCCGGGTCATTAACTCGGCGATCGCCGCGTTGACCTCGGCGAGGCTGTGGAAGGTCCGATGGCGCAGCCGTCCGAGCAGCCAGCGCTCGACCATGAGGACCGCCTGCTCGACCTTGGCCTTGTCCCGTGGCCGCCGTGGGCCTGGCCGGCAGAATGGCGGTGCCGTATTGCGCCGCCATGTCGGCGTAGCTGCGGTTGATCTGCGGATCGTACAGGCAGGCCTTGATCACGGCGACCTTGGTGTTGTCCGGCACCAGCAGTGCCGGCACGCCGCCGATCGCCTCGAAGGCGCCGACGTGGCCATCGATCCAGTCGGCGAGCCCCTGCGTCCAGGTCGCCTGCGCGCAGGTGAAGCTCGATGCGCCGAGCACCGCGACGAAGATCTGCGCGGTGCGCCGCTCGCCGGTAAACCGGTCGATCACCACCGGCACGCCGTCGCCCGCATAATCGACGAACAGCTTGTCGCCGGCTGCATGCGACTGGCGCATCGTCGCCGACAGCCGGCCTTCCCAGGCCCGGTAGAGCTCGCAGAACCGCGAATAGCGATACCCGCCGGGTTCGCCCGCGATGTACTCCTCCCACAGGATCGACAGCGTCACGTGCGTGCGCCGGAGCTCGCGGTGCACCGCCGCCCAGTCCGGCTCCGCCTGCCGGCGATGGCCACGCCGGGTGCCGAGACCGGCTCCCGCGCTGGCGAACAACCGGGCTTCCAGCACAGCGTCGGTGATGCCGTCGGGCAATGGCCAGGTCAGCCCCGCCGCTTCAAACCGGCGGATCGTCAACCGCACCGTCGAAGGCACCGTCCCCAACCGCCGCGCAATCTCGCGGGTCGGCATCCCAGCCGACTTCAATCTGATCACATCGCGCACATGGCGCATCGCAAGCCTCTCCGTCGGCATCCAGGTCCCCCTTCGCAACGAAAGGCGGGACCGTATCGGAGCCAGAAGAGGCCTCGTCACCCCGGGTTCGCTCTTGCGATACCCCGGGCGACATCATCCCGGAATGGTGGGCGACATCAAGCGGAATCAGCAGCCGAACTCCTTGACCCATTTGCGCAGAACGTTCTCATGAACGTCCAGGTCGCGGCCGGCTTGTGCCACCGACACCCCGCGTTTCCGGACCAGCTTGACCGCCTAGATCTTGAACTTGCGACTAAACTTCCGTCTCTTCATCGCCCACCTCCGGCTTCATGAAACACCTAATCTCGGTGTCCATCAAACCGGCAGCAGCTCAGACTGAGGGAGCGTGCCACGCGCCGTCGGCGGCTTGGCAATGATGATTGTTTGGTGCAATTCACGCTTGATAGCGCCGTCAGGCAACAGCTTTGGCCAATGTCAACGGCGCGTCAGTCCTGCGAGCGCCGGCTCGGATGTACAGGTTGTCTTCCAATTGTCGCTGAAGTCAACCCACGCTGAGCTTGTCCATATGCTTAAATTGAACTCCGCGCGGCAAGGAGTCTCAAGAGTGCGCGATCACGTTCACCTTCTAATTCGGAAATCGATCTGCCATCCGCCTCTGCATGGACGCCAGCGACCAGACGGGTACAGACATCGGGAGTAAGCTGTGGCTGACCTAGCGTGGCCCATCGGCGTTCCTGGCTAGGCCCGAGATGTCGCAGGTAATGCTCAATTCCCCCAGGACCCCCACCAAGGTGGTAGGCCATATGTGCACCGACCACTGACCAGCGCAGCCCAGGTCCATGCACGAGCGCCGCGTCGACAGCGGCGACATCAGCAATATTCTCGGCGACTAAGTTGACCGCTTCACGCCAGAGTGCTGAAGCAAGCCGGTTGGCGATGTGCCCTACTACGTCGCGGGCTAAAAGAACTGGCTCGCGGCCGAGCCCGCGAAAGAACGACACAGCCGTCGTCCGAAGATCAGCATCGGCCCCATAAATCTCCACTAGCGGCATGATGTGTGGAGGATTGAAGGGATGAGCAGTAATGAATCGCGAGGTTCGTTTTAGGCTGGTGGCAAGCTGTGACCAAGTTAGAGAGGATGTACTGCTTGCGAGTACCGTATCGGGATGGGCTGCCGCCTCAACGCGGCCGTAGAGCTCTCCTTTTAACTCGAGCACTTCGGGTGCGTTTTCCTGAACCCAAAAGGCGTCGGAAACCGCCTGTTCCGGTGTCTCGACAAGGCGAAAGGAACCAAGGCCTGATTCAAGTTCCGAGGGACGAAAAACCTGCTTCTGACATCGAGAAATCGCTTCTTGCAACAGGGACTGCGATTTTGGCGCTGGATCCCAGCCGACGACGTCATAACCATAGGCAGTGAATAGCGCCGACCAGCTTTGGCCTATAAGCCCGCAGCCGAGAACCGCGATTGTGCCATTCATGTTGCGAGCCCCAGATCGATCGGCGTACTGCCGAGTAGCCCCAAACTATCTTCAAGCAGTTTAGCACCGGCCAATAACTGCCCGTCGGCTCGAGGGGGAGCGACCATTTGCAAGCCTACCGGAAGGCCGGAACTCGTGAAACCGCAGGGCAGAGACATCGCGGGGCAACAGACGAGGGTGATTGCAAAAGCGATGGCAACCCAATCCACGTAATTCTCAAATTGTCTGCCGTCGCACTCCATGACGTGGCTGTTGGCCACGGGGAAAGGCTCTACGATTGTTGCCGGCGTCAAGAGAAGATCGTACTTCTCGAAAAACTTAAGTACGCGCACCACCATGGCAACTCGCTGCTCCTCGGCGCGTTCGAGTTGCTCGATAGAAAGCTTCAGCCCTTCTTCGAT includes the following:
- a CDS encoding site-specific integrase: MATMSPLRQRMIEDMTVRNLSPSTQQSYIYAIAKFSRHFGYAPDRLSFEQVRAYQLHLIGQKRSWSHINQVACALRFFYGVTLGQTEAFERIIGGQKPDKLPLVLSAEEIERFLDAVTGVRNRVVLATAYAAGLRVSEVVRLKVSSIDSKRMLIHIENGKGGRDRYAMLSPRLLEILRTYWMRARPGLWLFPGQDPSEHVSVRCVQAACRAARRRARLAKPITVHTLRHSFATHLLESGIDIRIIQVLLGHADLGSTARYAQVATNLLARTTSPFDGLSVRVIPPD
- a CDS encoding IS91 family transposase; translated protein: MRPVLEVADILRRHGGAFRAAQGPRLSSDQRRVMAAIEACRTATLGGHVERCDDCGLVRVAYNSCRDRHCPKCQALARAQWLAERQADLLPVPYFHVVFTVPAPVAAIALQNKTAVYDILLKAAAETIRLISADPKHLGAETGMIAILHTWGQTLTHHPHAHCLVPGGGIAPDGSWVHCRPGFFLPVRVLSRLYRRLFLERLQAAFNGTKLQFFGHLAHLVEPAAFARHLTALRKVEWVVYAKRPFGGPEQVLAYLGRYTHRVAIANGRLLTCDQGHVRFRWKDYRAGNRSKVMTLDTEEFLRRFLLHVLPKGFRRIRHFGFLANACRVAKLARIRAALKAPEPPPPAEAVDYRERCAILIGHRLDLCPICGGRMVEIGPVPRAQTPRRAAPRCDTS
- a CDS encoding recombinase family protein, producing the protein MLISSTVADERLTTAHRAKLAYVYVRQSSVNQVRQHQESTELQYRLVDRAIGLGWPPERVQVIDEDLGKSGAGAVDRHGFQKLIAEIGLGNAGLVVSLDASRLARRLADRHNQRASRTTARSYLPQLH
- a CDS encoding 3-hydroxyacyl-CoA dehydrogenase NAD-binding domain-containing protein translates to MNGTIAVLGCGLIGQSWSALFTAYGYDVVGWDPAPKSQSLLQEAISRCQKQVFRPSELESGLGSFRLVETPEQAVSDAFWVQENAPEVLELKGELYGRVEAAAHPDTVLASSTSSLTWSQLATSLKRTSRFITAHPFNPPHIMPLVEIYGADADLRTTAVSFFRGLGREPVLLARDVVGHIANRLASALWREAVNLVAENIADVAAVDAALVHGPGLRWSVVGAHMAYHLGGGPGGIEHYLRHLGPSQERRWATLGQPQLTPDVCTRLVAGVHAEADGRSISELEGERDRALLRLLAARSSI